A region of the Pseudomonas asiatica genome:
CTTGTTATTTGCTCTTGCTTGAGTATTTGTAAAGGGTTGTCATTACATCTGTGTCAGTTTGTTACGGTCGCTGCTGCGCCGCGTTTCCGTGCAGGAGCAGCCTTGTGCTGCGAAAGCGCCCTCACCGGAAATTGTCCGTTCGATCAAAAGGCTATTTCCTACACAAGATAAATTGTCCGCTGATAGCGCAAACCTGCATGGAAATGCACCAGACCCACAGGCAATTTTGGTTATATCAACCTGCATTTCACGACTTTTTGACATTTGTAATCGCACACGGCTAGGATTCGGCCAACGCCTGCTGGCCATGATCTTGGCCATGCTGCTGCCAGAGGCCGCCGTGTGATTACCGGCAGGCCTTCCAGTCTGGATCCGCATAGCGTCGAACCTACGAAGGGGCGTTGGTTCCTGGCGTCATATTGCAGAGCGTTTTTGATTAAGAAATAAGGAAAACAACATGTTGAAAACCAGGATCAGCCTGGTCGCCCTGGCGATGATCGCCGCGACCCAGGCACAGGCCAATGATCAGGCCGACAGCAAAGGCTTCATCGAGGACAGCCACGCCAACGTCCTGCTGCGTAACGCTTACATCAATCGTGACAAGAAGCACGGCACCGACGACCAGATCGAATGGGGCCAGGGCGTCATCGCCAACTTCTCCTCCGGCTTCACCCAGGGCACCGTCGGTGTCGGTGTCGATGCATTCGGCCTGTACGCCGTGCGTCTGGACGGCGGCAAGGGCCACAACGGTGGCGCCGGTGTCGACTTCTTCAAGCCTTCGGACTTCAAGGACGAGAACGGCAACGCCAACTCGCCGCACAACCTGGCCCGTGGTGGCGCTGCAGTGAAGTTCCGCATCTCCAACACCGTGCTCAAGTACGGTGACCAGATGCCGGCACTGCCAGTGCTGCAGTACGACGACGCCCGTCTGCTGCCAGAAAGCTTCACCGGTACCCTGATCACCTCCAAAGAGATCCAGGGCCTGGAACTGAACGCCGGCCGCTTCACCCAGGAAGCGCGCAAGAGCGCCGAGCGCCGTGACGGTGGTGGCCTGAAGTCGATCAACGTGCTTGGTGGTAGCTACAAGTTCACCGACAACTTCACCGCTTCGCTGTACACCGCCGACAACGAAGACGTGATGAAGAAGCACTACCTGGGCCTGAACTACGTCTTCCCGATCGCCAATGACCAGTCCCTGACCCTGGACTTCAACGGCTACAAGTCGGACATCGACAACAAGTTCGTCAAGAGCGCCAAACTCAACGGCGACTCCAACACCATCTGGAGCCTGGCAGCTACCTACGCGTTCGGTGCGCACTCGTTCACCATCGCCCACCAGCGCAGCACCGGCAGCACCGGCTACAACTACGGCTGGTACCAGAACGAGGGTGGCGTGGGTGACGGTGGTTCGACCATCTACCTGGCCAACTCGTACTGGTCCGACTTCAACGCCGAAGACGAGCGCTCCTGGCAGCTGGGCTACGGCCTGGACTTCGGTGCCTACGGCATCCCTGGCCTGACCTACAAGCTGGCCTACGTGGTGGGTGACAACATCAACACCCGCAACGTCGACAACCCGCAGGGCTTCGGTGAAGGTAAAGAGCGCGAGATCTTCAACCAGATCCGTTACGTGGTGCAGGACGGCCCGGCCAAGGACCTGTCGATCAAGCTGCGTAGCTCGTTCGTGCGTACCAACAACGCCGTGCAGCAGAACGGTTACAACGACGACGGCAACGAAGTCCGCGTATTCGTCGAGTACCCGATCAGCATCTTCTGATCCTGATCTGATGGCCTAGGGGCTGCTTTGCAGCCCATCGCGACACAAGGCCGCTCCTACATGAGATGGCGTACTCCTGTAGGAGCGGCCTTGTGTCGCGAAAGGGCCGCAAAGCGGCCCCGGCTTTCACGCCGTCTCCACCACTTCCCTGCGCCGCACCCCAGCAACCTTCATCTCTCCCTCCCCAGTCTCCGGCGCAAAGCTGTCACTACGCGCCATCCGCCACATCCGCGCATAAAACTCGCTTTCAATCGAGCCACTGAGCAATTCGCCCGGCTTGAGGAACGTGTGCAGGTCCGAGAACAGCCCGATTTCGCTAGGGCTGATACGCCGCGCCAGGTGCTTGGGCTTGAGCTCCGAAGGGTGTTCCAGGCCTGCGGCAGCCAACATTTCGGCCAACGTATGCAGCGTGTTGCGGTGGAAGCTTGCCACCCGCTCGGCCTTGTCCGGCACCACCAGGGCGCGCTGGCGCAGCGGGTCTTGCGTGGCCACGCCAGTCGGGCATTTGTTGGTATGGCAGCTCTGCGACTGGATGCAGCCAATGGCGAACATGAAGCCGCGCGCGGAGTTGACCCAGTCCGCCCCGATGGCCAGCACGCTGGCGATGTCGAAGGCGCTGACGATCTTGCCTGCCG
Encoded here:
- a CDS encoding OprD family porin; this encodes MLKTRISLVALAMIAATQAQANDQADSKGFIEDSHANVLLRNAYINRDKKHGTDDQIEWGQGVIANFSSGFTQGTVGVGVDAFGLYAVRLDGGKGHNGGAGVDFFKPSDFKDENGNANSPHNLARGGAAVKFRISNTVLKYGDQMPALPVLQYDDARLLPESFTGTLITSKEIQGLELNAGRFTQEARKSAERRDGGGLKSINVLGGSYKFTDNFTASLYTADNEDVMKKHYLGLNYVFPIANDQSLTLDFNGYKSDIDNKFVKSAKLNGDSNTIWSLAATYAFGAHSFTIAHQRSTGSTGYNYGWYQNEGGVGDGGSTIYLANSYWSDFNAEDERSWQLGYGLDFGAYGIPGLTYKLAYVVGDNINTRNVDNPQGFGEGKEREIFNQIRYVVQDGPAKDLSIKLRSSFVRTNNAVQQNGYNDDGNEVRVFVEYPISIF